From a single Bufo bufo chromosome 9, aBufBuf1.1, whole genome shotgun sequence genomic region:
- the LOC120978449 gene encoding 2-epi-5-epi-valiolone synthase-like produces the protein MPVGDLYSFTHVKGATKAETDKKRATHRECQLIQVKNTWCCVESGQEIPTTWNEDQVVVSQAKIGETTTESGVSWTVKAPIYFRYKVIETQNLLDPNNMTLLYGHVFESQEVEVYQKKIQKRLVVVDMAVEKLYGSKIRKYFETNNVTYKILALETTEETKSMELVLTILEEVLKFGIDRRNEPIIAIGGGVCLDVVGLAASLYRRRTPYIRVPTTLLSYVDASVGAKNGVNFCNCKNKLGTYVPPAATFLDRSFIQTVPRRHISNGLGEILKMALMKHKGLFELLEQHGKFLLDTKFQSRNGLANHGDAALKTTRIAIQTMLEELAPNLWEDELERLVDYGHVISPELEMKVLPALMHGEAVNIDMAFMTYVSYESGFITVEEKRRTIQCMRTLELPVWHKDCNLPLIKMALVERFKHSDGKLRLPLPTGLGTAEIFNELKDETMKKAYENWTEECQGLST, from the exons GTGTGGAAAGTGGCCAAGAAATTCCAACAACTTGGAATGAAGATCAAGTGGTTGTTTCCCAGGCCAAAAT AGGCGAGACTACAACAGAGTCTGGTGTCTCCTGGACCGTGAAAGCACCCATTTACTTCCGTtataaagtgatagaaacccaaaATCTCCTAGATCCCAATAACATGACCCTCCTTTATGGCCACGTGTTTGAGTCACAAGAAGTTGAGGTTTACCAAAAGAAGATCCAGAAGCGGTTAGTTGTGGTGGACATGGCTGTGGAAAAGTTATATGGCTCCAAAATTAGAAAGTATTTTGAGACCAATAACGTCACTTATAAAATCCTTGCTCTGGAGACAACAGAAGAAACCAAGTCAATGGAGCTTGTTTTGACCATACTTGAAGAAGTTCTAAAATTTGGAATTGACAGACGCAATGAACCAATCATAGCCATCGGAGGTGGAGTTTGCTTAGATGTTGTCGGTCTTGCTGCCTCTCTTTACAGGCGTCGAACGCCATACATTCGAGTTCCCACAACTCTTCTGTCTTATGTGGATGCCAGTGTGGGTGCAAAGAATGGAGTGAATTTCTGCAACTGTAAGAACAAGCTGGGAACCTACGTTCCTCCGGCGGCCACCTTTCTTGATAGATCTTTCATTCAGACTGTCCCACGACGTCATATTTCCAATGGTCTTGGAGAAATCTTAAAG ATGGCTTTAATGAAACATAAAGGGCTATTTGAGCTGCTGGAACAACACGGAAAGTTTCTTTTAGACACCAAGTTTCAATCCAGGAATGGTCTTGCTAATCATGGCGATGCTGCCCTAAAAACCACAAGAATAGCCATTCAGACAATGTTGGAAGAGCTGGCTCCTAACCTGTGGGAGGATGAACTTGAAAGACTGGTGGATTATGGACATGTCATAAGCCCAGAGCTTGAAATG AAAGTCCTTCCAGCTCTAATGCATGGAGAGGCCGTGAACATTGATATGGCTTTCATGACATATGTCTCTTATGAAAGTGGATTTATCACAGTTGAAGAAAAAAGACGTACAATACAGTGCATGAGAACCTTGGAGCTTCCGGTCTGGCACAAGGACTGTAACCTGccactcataaagatggcattggtagagaggtttaaacaCAGTGACGGAAAACTGCGGCTTCCTCTCCCTACTGGACTTGGAACTGCAG AAATCTTCAATGAACTAAAAGATGAAACCATGAAAAAAGCCTATGAGAACTGGACAGAAGAATGCCAAGGGTTATCAACGTAG